One region of Rhodocaloribacter litoris genomic DNA includes:
- a CDS encoding ribonuclease Z: MQTEIIPLGTASAMPVRGRHFSALVLRHGGHALLFDCGEGTQLQMVRAGLISPRLDAIFITHFHGDHFYGLPGLLATMSMLRYQDGVTVVGPKGLAAALDATPGLDRDWLSFDVDFVELREDFGQATVFETETYVVTARPLVHNVFTIGYRFEAKPRPGRLDVEAARARGVTDYVHYRRLKAGHDVTLPGGEVVRAGEVVGPPRPGPAFAYVTDTRPCEAARLLARDVDVLYHEATFGEAHRDRALETMHATAREAAAIARDAGARRLLLGHFSARYADPAPLVAEARAVFENTEAAEELRRYPLKRPDPTPEPRTHAPATGTHDATGRGRTGG; encoded by the coding sequence ATGCAGACGGAAATCATCCCGCTGGGCACCGCTTCCGCCATGCCCGTGCGTGGCCGGCACTTTTCGGCGCTGGTGCTACGGCACGGCGGCCACGCGCTGCTGTTCGACTGTGGCGAGGGCACCCAGCTGCAGATGGTGCGGGCCGGGCTGATCAGCCCCCGCCTCGACGCTATCTTCATCACCCACTTCCATGGCGATCACTTCTACGGCCTGCCCGGCCTGCTGGCGACCATGAGCATGCTTCGCTACCAGGACGGTGTGACCGTGGTGGGGCCGAAGGGCCTCGCCGCCGCCCTGGATGCCACCCCGGGCCTCGACCGCGACTGGCTCTCGTTCGACGTCGACTTCGTCGAACTGCGCGAGGACTTCGGGCAGGCCACGGTGTTCGAGACGGAGACGTATGTGGTGACGGCGCGGCCGCTGGTGCACAACGTCTTCACGATCGGGTACCGGTTCGAGGCGAAGCCGCGGCCCGGAAGGCTCGACGTCGAGGCGGCCCGGGCCCGCGGGGTGACGGACTACGTGCATTACCGTCGCCTCAAGGCCGGGCACGACGTCACGCTGCCCGGCGGCGAGGTGGTCCGGGCCGGCGAGGTCGTCGGGCCGCCCCGGCCCGGACCGGCCTTTGCCTACGTGACGGACACCCGGCCCTGCGAGGCGGCCCGGCTGCTGGCCCGCGACGTGGACGTGCTCTACCACGAGGCCACCTTCGGGGAAGCCCACCGGGACCGCGCCCTGGAGACGATGCATGCCACCGCGCGCGAAGCCGCGGCCATCGCCCGCGACGCCGGGGCCCGCCGGCTGCTGCTGGGCCACTTCAGCGCCCGGTATGCCGACCCGGCCCCGCTCGTGGCGGAAGCCCGGGCCGTCTTCGAGAACACCGAGGCCGCTGAGGAGTTAAGGCGGTACCCTTTGAAAAGGCCAGATCCGACCCCGGAGCCCCGGACGCACGCCCCGGCCACGGGTA